One Bacillus sp. 1780r2a1 DNA segment encodes these proteins:
- a CDS encoding amidase, translated as MNDKWNAFLNKEIIVEPMNAGLLSGKTFALKDVFDVKGHTASAGNPYWLRTHEPASNHAEVVTSLLASGAKLTGVTHTDELMYGLNGENFHYGTPLHPINHNRIPGGSSSGSAVAVAAGLVDFAVGTDTGGSIRIPASYCGIYGFRPTHGRLSVEGLIPLAPSFDTIGFMAKDINTMVDVASALFVSQAHEPSFENIVGVSNLFELADEEAGKNVKALLQDHPVGYENIQLSYKLSECMEAFRMLQGIEVWRAHGEWIKRFNPTFGPDVAERFEWASTLKDEEMSDAKQVRETITKELTHLLDEKTILVLPTALGVAPVKNAVGPELQNRRLHTLQMTCLAGLAGLPQLTIPAGYVNQLPVGLSVIAGRNQDQQLLTWVQAWMGSKERVTLKE; from the coding sequence ATGAACGATAAATGGAATGCATTTCTTAATAAAGAAATAATCGTAGAGCCGATGAACGCCGGATTGTTAAGTGGAAAAACATTTGCTTTAAAAGATGTTTTTGATGTAAAAGGACATACGGCTAGTGCGGGAAATCCTTATTGGTTACGTACTCATGAACCAGCAAGTAATCATGCTGAAGTCGTTACAAGTTTGCTAGCTTCAGGTGCTAAGCTGACGGGCGTAACGCATACGGATGAACTAATGTATGGATTAAATGGTGAAAATTTTCATTATGGAACGCCTCTTCATCCAATTAATCACAACCGAATTCCAGGGGGGTCATCAAGCGGTTCAGCGGTGGCAGTAGCTGCTGGTCTCGTCGATTTTGCAGTTGGAACGGATACAGGTGGTTCAATACGAATTCCAGCGAGCTATTGCGGTATTTACGGATTTAGGCCGACGCACGGGAGACTATCGGTTGAAGGATTAATACCGTTAGCACCTAGCTTTGATACGATTGGATTTATGGCAAAAGATATAAACACGATGGTTGATGTTGCATCCGCTTTATTTGTGTCTCAAGCTCATGAACCTTCTTTTGAGAACATTGTTGGAGTGAGCAACTTGTTTGAACTAGCAGATGAAGAAGCAGGTAAGAACGTGAAGGCATTATTACAAGATCATCCTGTTGGCTACGAGAACATACAGCTTTCTTATAAGCTAAGTGAGTGCATGGAAGCATTTCGTATGCTGCAGGGAATTGAAGTTTGGCGCGCTCACGGAGAATGGATTAAACGATTTAACCCTACATTTGGTCCTGATGTAGCCGAACGTTTTGAATGGGCTAGTACACTAAAAGACGAAGAGATGTCAGATGCTAAACAAGTTCGTGAAACGATTACCAAAGAGCTTACTCATCTTTTAGATGAGAAAACAATCTTAGTACTACCAACAGCTCTAGGAGTAGCCCCTGTAAAGAATGCAGTCGGTCCAGAACTTCAAAATCGAAGGCTACATACGCTGCAGATGACATGCTTAGCTGGTTTAGCAGGGTTACCACAGCTTACGATTCCAGCTGGTTATGTTAATCAGCTTCCTGTTGGTTTATCCGTTATCGCAGGAAGAAATCAAGACCAGCAATTATTAACATGGGTGCAAGCATGGATGGGAAGTAAAGAAAGAGTCACCTTGAAAGAATAA
- a CDS encoding EAL domain-containing protein — translation MEAYFSKQFDKEEFTFVYQPIYCVNKWSKVGFEALLRLQSSHAPIIDLFLQAHEDEKLAELDMMAIEGAIDCFPFEILQGKKLFVNLFPSTVIDKQFHFFIQHLLVMYPNSFKRVVFELNESTFEHNIWSSPLFKEGLSYLRQCGFQIAIDDVGTGMGSLQHVVEHRPDIIKLDGYFSKGLAHSKEKQEMVKCLSQYNEGNTTLILEGIECEKDLAIALTLDIKVVQGYLLDRPAAIDTFLKNHQLRESLSFGGIR, via the coding sequence ATGGAAGCTTATTTTTCAAAACAGTTTGACAAAGAGGAATTTACGTTTGTTTATCAGCCGATTTATTGTGTGAATAAATGGAGTAAAGTTGGGTTTGAAGCACTGTTAAGACTACAATCTTCTCATGCACCTATTATCGATTTATTTTTACAAGCACATGAAGATGAAAAGTTGGCGGAACTTGACATGATGGCGATTGAAGGAGCAATTGATTGTTTTCCATTTGAAATTTTACAAGGTAAAAAGCTATTTGTGAATCTTTTTCCATCTACCGTAATAGATAAACAGTTTCACTTTTTTATTCAGCATTTGTTAGTTATGTATCCAAACAGCTTCAAGCGCGTGGTATTCGAACTAAATGAAAGTACGTTTGAGCACAATATTTGGTCATCTCCATTGTTTAAAGAAGGGCTGAGCTATTTACGTCAATGTGGATTTCAAATTGCTATAGATGATGTAGGTACAGGGATGGGAAGTCTTCAACACGTTGTGGAGCATCGTCCAGACATTATTAAGCTAGATGGCTATTTTTCAAAAGGGTTAGCACATTCAAAAGAAAAGCAAGAAATGGTGAAGTGCTTATCGCAATATAATGAAGGAAACACTACTCTCATTTTAGAAGGAATCGAATGTGAAAAGGACTTGGCAATCGCGCTTACATTAGATATTAAGGTAGTACAGGGCTATTTACTAGATCGTCCTGCAGCAATCGATACGTTTTTAAAGAACCACCAGCTTAGGGAATCGTTGAGCTTTGGGGGTATTCGTTGA
- the yyaC gene encoding spore protease YyaC, protein MGSFFKRTEEEKKESATTAWIVKAKSSQKEREVEYASAQLLGIIQKAQRENRDIVFLCIGSDRYVGDSLGPLVGTMLVERDIPFEVYGTLEQPVHAFNLKEMIKDVNKRFIKPFIISIDACLGEQSQVGDVIIKEGPLVPGQALAKVLPEIGDYHIKGMVNYVDPFPATQFLNDTRLFTVMTIAKTIVDVIKTIPQHKKEL, encoded by the coding sequence ATGGGCAGTTTTTTCAAGCGAACGGAAGAGGAAAAGAAAGAATCTGCAACAACGGCTTGGATTGTAAAAGCAAAAAGCAGCCAAAAAGAAAGAGAAGTGGAATATGCTTCGGCACAGCTGCTAGGCATTATTCAAAAAGCGCAGCGTGAGAACCGGGATATTGTCTTTCTTTGTATTGGGTCCGATCGCTACGTAGGAGATTCTTTGGGTCCGTTGGTAGGGACTATGCTAGTAGAAAGAGACATACCTTTTGAAGTATATGGTACGCTAGAGCAACCGGTTCATGCTTTTAATTTAAAAGAGATGATTAAAGACGTGAATAAGCGATTCATAAAGCCTTTCATTATTAGCATCGATGCGTGCCTTGGGGAACAAAGCCAAGTGGGTGACGTAATAATAAAAGAAGGGCCGCTAGTGCCAGGGCAAGCGCTAGCAAAAGTGCTCCCTGAAATTGGCGACTATCATATAAAAGGAATGGTCAATTACGTGGATCCATTTCCTGCTACGCAGTTTCTAAATGACACGAGATTGTTTACGGTTATGACCATCGCAAAAACAATTGTCGATGTAATTAAGACAATACCTCAACATAAAAAAGAGCTGTGA
- a CDS encoding citrate:proton symporter, which translates to MLTFLGISMVIVFTYLIMTKKLSPINALTIVPIVFAIIGGFGSKLGEMMLEGLKVVAPSAALLLFAILFFGILIDAGLFDPLIKKMLQIVKGDPVKIAIGTAILASTVALDGDGTTTHMITISAMLPLYLRLGMNPLILAIISLLSLSIMSGMTPWGGPATRAIASLGLDANEFFIPLLPTMLGGLLTVIGVAYALGRKERQRLGVIDIEYKKNHAGELPELAAAYEVAQTESLKRPKLIWINLLLTIVVMVVLIMGVMPVPVLFLIGFVLASMINYPNIEQQKERLLAHSGNALTVVTLVFAAGIFTGIFSGTKMVDAIANSLVAIIPDSLGSFFPVVVALTSMPFTFVLSNDAYYFGVLPILAEAGAAYGVDPVEIARASILGQPVHFLSPLVASTLLLVGMVKTDIGELQRYGFKWAIICSLSITIIAILTGAITVL; encoded by the coding sequence CCATTATAGGTGGATTTGGATCTAAACTTGGGGAAATGATGCTAGAAGGTTTAAAAGTAGTTGCACCTTCAGCCGCTCTACTGCTGTTTGCTATTTTATTTTTTGGTATTTTAATAGATGCAGGCTTGTTTGATCCGCTTATTAAAAAGATGCTGCAAATTGTAAAAGGAGATCCTGTTAAAATTGCGATTGGAACAGCTATTTTAGCTTCTACTGTTGCGTTAGATGGAGACGGGACAACAACACATATGATTACCATTTCAGCTATGCTACCACTTTATTTACGCTTGGGGATGAATCCGCTAATTCTTGCTATTATTTCACTTCTATCTTTAAGCATTATGAGCGGTATGACACCTTGGGGAGGCCCTGCTACTCGCGCAATTGCTTCACTTGGATTAGATGCTAACGAATTCTTTATCCCATTGCTTCCAACAATGCTTGGTGGTTTATTAACCGTCATTGGTGTTGCTTACGCTCTCGGTAGAAAAGAACGACAGCGTCTGGGAGTTATTGATATTGAATATAAGAAAAATCATGCGGGGGAACTGCCTGAATTAGCAGCTGCTTATGAAGTAGCTCAAACAGAAAGTTTAAAACGCCCCAAATTAATTTGGATCAACTTATTGTTAACGATTGTCGTAATGGTTGTGCTTATTATGGGCGTTATGCCTGTACCTGTTCTCTTCTTAATTGGATTTGTCCTAGCATCCATGATTAACTATCCAAACATCGAACAACAAAAAGAACGCCTACTGGCTCATTCGGGAAATGCGCTTACCGTTGTGACGCTTGTGTTTGCTGCAGGAATTTTCACTGGCATTTTCTCAGGTACCAAAATGGTAGACGCAATCGCTAACTCACTCGTTGCGATTATCCCAGATTCTTTAGGCTCTTTCTTTCCAGTCGTCGTTGCGTTAACAAGCATGCCGTTTACTTTCGTGCTTTCAAACGACGCTTATTACTTTGGCGTGTTACCAATTTTAGCTGAAGCCGGTGCGGCTTATGGCGTAGACCCTGTTGAAATTGCAAGAGCTTCTATTCTTGGGCAGCCTGTTCACTTTTTAAGTCCATTAGTTGCTTCTACACTGCTTCTTGTTGGAATGGTAAAAACGGATATTGGAGAACTGCAGCGCTACGGATTTAAATGGGCCATTATTTGTTCATTATCCATTACCATTATCGCAATTCTAACAGGTGCCATTACCGTTTTATAA